acagcgctggctcttcggctttgaaacagagatgagcaccgctccctagagtcggcaacgactagcacgtatgtgtgagggaaacctttacctttagctaattttaaagcaaatgaatgaaaaataaatggaGCAAGCTTATAGAACCTTCCAGAAACgaggttctagaacaggggtgtcaaattcaaggcccacggACCAGCACCGTTTTTGCtgggagagggttgcaggaggccatcccagctgaaaatggagcttaagAGCCTGTTTTGCTGGCACAGCACTCAGGCCACAGGTGcttctgacacaagtgacatcaagctggccatgtccacgcTGGCCACTTCCACCCTGGCcctcccccaggtcaaacacaaccctggcgtggtcctcaatgaaactgagtttgacactgcTGTTCTAGAGGAAACAAGGGAGGgagtgaaggtattttttttaacatctcaGGGTCTTAATAAAAGAGAAGCAGGGGAGGATGTTATTGTGGgcatgtgttgtgactccagcccctgaacctggccccatgcccgaaagtgtctccgagagtgagggggaagggccagtaaggcttacctcgggagcaccgatgcctttggcttggctccaggagccagaaccaggccagtcggaggacataatgaggccgacatcccctgattcctcccttcctcaggctacgccttcagacccagctgataataataataatcaagcttggattaacccacgcttcagaagattagagaggcagcatcatcaaagGATAtacaaggagctttgggactgctcgcacttcacggggagcaaaagattagctgaactgtttcaaagagagctgaagtcttactctgtaagtcatttgtttgaactttggcaggcagctgcgatttctctgccaggactgataagagccatgaatccactggctgaaggccagctcgttgctccgaagtggggaaggagacagaatagCATGCCTCTTTGCAGATATATGTACTCATATGGGGTGAAAGATTCTATAGATTCCAAAATGGAATTTAGGCCATCAAATCCAACCCCTGCTCCGGGCAAGATTTCAAATTCCATCACCATCAACAGATGTTGACTCtgccttttctaaaaaaaataagcagCAAAGAAATGCCCTTTTGTCATCAATTTGTACCGCTGAACGTCTTCTATTTAGATATAATTTCTTAGTTAGAATAAAATTTCTATTCCAATCTAGGTTTCCAAAATTATTttctaaggagagaagcaacctacagctaaggataaatttcctgacagaacaattatccAGAGGAATAgtttgtctccagaaattgtggatgctccatcactggagatttttaaaaagagactggacaaccatttgtctggaatagtataaagCCTCAATATAGAGTCTATAATATCAAACTACAACCTTATACATACtagtatttttaatatatttatatgtgaTCATCTGGCTTAACTAATTATAGCAGTGAAATGATGGATTGCAGTTTTATAAAATTTTCACTAGGGTTATATTTTCTAATCaaatattgataatattttaactttatttcagaaatgtgaaattTTGGAATGATTGTggaattatttgatttttaaaaaaatgtttaaagaaacatactctaatttgtctctttctccctctttacaTCTGTACATTTCAGCTTCATTCTTTTCTGAAAGGCATTACATTCAATAACAGTGTTGGTGAAAAGATCTCCCTTGATAAAAATGGAGAATTCATTGGTGGATTTGATATTATCAACTGGATCACATTCCCAAACCAGTCCTTTCTTAGGGTCAAAGTTGGAATGGTAGATCCTACAGCTCCAGCAGAGAAGTTCTTCAATATTTTCGTAGATTccatcatgtggccagcaggctTTAATCAGGTTAGCTGTTTGAATCTAAATTGGTCAGCATTCATTTATGTAGCATAAAATATCTTTAACAATGAAATTCCCATAGCATCAGttttaactaccgtatatactcgagtataagccgagtttttcagcacgttttttgtgctgaaaaagtcccctcggcttatactcgggtctatacggcttatactcgagttttgttttttttttaagcccctcggcttatactcgagtatatacggcttatactcgagttgttgttttttttttcacattttacggacggtggggaagccctgcggtgcagtgagaggcgggcggggagccgccagccttctcagctgaggaggagggtttccaaCCGGTGGTGCCTCATTCcacctcgcttatactcgagtccccagtttaccccagtttttggggtaaaattggggacctcggcttatactcggatcggcttatattcgagtatatacggtaatctaaaTACAAATAACctagggaaggaaaaaaatatatatgcaagaATGCTTAATTCCTAATGGCTGGTTTACAATACTTCACCTTTTATTTTGTTCCcctgttaattattattttttatttgcatttatatcctgcccttctccaaaggttcagggcggcttacactatgttagcaatagtcttcatccatttgtatattatatacaaagtcaacttattgcccccaacaatctggatcctcattttacctaccttataaaggatggaaggctgagtcaaccttgggcctggtgggacttgaacctgcagtaattgcaagcagatgtgttaataacagactgtcttagcagtctgagccaccagaggccctctggtgcctctggtggctcagactgaacTGATTATGGATAATCAGTTCACTGGTTTTGATGTAAAAACTGTAGTTCAATGTattaaggtaaaagttcccctcgcacatagtcattctctgtttcaaagccgaagagccagtgctgtccgaagacatctccgtggtcatgtggccggcatgattaaatggcaaaggcacacggaacgctgttacctttccaccaaagatagtccctatttttctacttgcattttttatgtgctttcaaactgctagattggcagaagctgggacaagtaacaggagctcaccctgttacgcagcactagggatttgaactgctgaactgctgacctttcgatcgacaagcttagcgtcttacccactgagccaccagttCAATGTATTGTATGTATCAATCTAGTGGCATCAAAATTTAACAAActgagaaaaattattttcatcagTATAGAAATAGCTTTTAGAGGGGTGAGGATGATGGTTAGAGAAAAGCCACCAATGCCAATCATCATAGATATTCAATgaatttgtttcagaaaaaaaatacaactcaAAAGAATGTCATCACACTACTTCTGCttatcaatatatttttattctgttgatTCCACATTAAGAGTATCTCTTCAAGCACTTCCTTTCCCCTCtgcatcttaaaatatttttctccatttattgatAGGCATTACCTCTATCTTTATGTAATGATCCTTGTGAGACCGGATACAGCAAGGCGAAGAAAGAAGGGGAGTcattttgctgctatgattgcCAGCTGTGTCCAGAGGGAAAAATAACAGAGGAGAAGGGTAGGAAATTTCAAAGTATTATGGGTACAACAAGGTGCATAATCCACTATCTCAACTCCACTGTGTTCTTTTTCAGACATGGATGATTGCTCTCTGTGTCCAAATGATCATTATTCAAACCTCCATCGAAATACGTTTATTCCAAAGCGGATCAGCTTGTTGTCCTACAATGAGTCTATGGGGATCAGTCTAACTATTCTTTCCCTTTGCTTTTCATTGAAGACAATTTTGGTGCTCACAATCTTTGTTAAATATAAAAACacccccattgtcaaagccaataaCCGGAATCTCACTTACACTCTCCTTGTTTCCCTCCTGCTCACTTTCCtttgtgcatttttatttatggGAAGACCTGGTAAGATTGTGTGTCTCCTTCGACAATCAGCTTTTGGACTCATCTTCTCTGTGGCGGTTTCTTGTATATTGGCCAAAACCTTTGTTGTGGTACTAGCCTTCATGGCCACCAAACCCGGGTCCAAACTGAGAAACTGGGTGGGTGGAAGAATAATCAGTTACATTATTCTTTCCTGCTCTCTTGTTCAATTAAGCATTTGTGCTGCATGGCTGATAATATGCCCACCATACCCAGATTTTGACGCATACTCAATGTCTGAAGAAGTCATCCTGGAGTGCAATGAAGACTCCTTCATGTTCTGCTGTGTTTTGGGCTTTATGGGTTTTCTTGCTCTGCTTAGCTTCTCTGCTGCTTTTCTAGCTAGGAAGTTACCTGACAGTTTCAACGAAGCCAAatttatcaccttcagcatgttggtcttttgcagtgtttggTTTTGCTTTATTCCAACCTATCTAAGCACAAAGGGAAAATATACattggctgtggagatcttctccatgatCTCCTCCAGTGCTGGCTTACTGGTATGTATCTTCTTCCCCAAGTGTTTTATCATTATGATGAGACCTCAATTGAATAATAAACATCAGCTCATGAAAAGAAAGTTTTAAACCTTTGTCTGTTTCCCACTGATTATTTTTATGTATCTAGATATTTTGATCATCCCTGGAAATATTTTTTGGGGGACAATTAGTTTTTTAGGTAGAACTGATTAAATAAGCAACATTCTCTCTGTTCTAGGTTTTTGAAACTTCACCAGTGTCTCATATTTCACATGTACTCTACTACAAAGTAATTATTTGAGAActtatattttctcatttttccatctCATGCTGTTTGATTCACAAGTTCAGGTTCATATTCTTGAGGAGCAATCCAAACTCCTTCACACTGAAGGTTTATCTTCTAAGACCTGTGGGATAGACATTACTGCATTGCTGTTAACCTGAACAGCATTTCCTTAATGCCATTTGTACAAATGGTGAATAAGAAAATTGTGAATGTACTTTAGAAAAGAATGGTTCTTAACGACCCTCTGATTGTATCCTCCTTTTCTAAAGAGATCATCCAAACACCCACAACATTGTGTTATATCATCCAAGAAATGTAAGTGACCTGGATCTTTACTCAGAAAGCATCTGCCGTAGGAAGAAGGGGAAAACTGCAAGATGTGAATGCATgatgactcctcctcctcctcctcctcctcctcctcctcctcctcctcctcctcctcctcctcctcctcctcctcctcctcctcctcctcctcctcctctattcttCTCCTATTGCTTCTCTTTCCtgtatcatttttttcttctctctcttc
Above is a window of Ahaetulla prasina isolate Xishuangbanna chromosome 4, ASM2864084v1, whole genome shotgun sequence DNA encoding:
- the LOC131197965 gene encoding vomeronasal type-2 receptor 116-like, whose product is MELKSLFCWHSTQATGASDTSDIKLAMSTLATSTLALPQVKHNPGVALNETEFDTAVLEETREGVKLHSFLKGITFNNSVGEKISLDKNGEFIGGFDIINWITFPNQSFLRVKVGMVDPTAPAEKFFNIFVDSIMWPAGFNQALPLSLCNDPCETGYSKAKKEGESFCCYDCQLCPEGKITEEKDMDDCSLCPNDHYSNLHRNTFIPKRISLLSYNESMGISLTILSLCFSLKTILVLTIFVKYKNTPIVKANNRNLTYTLLVSLLLTFLCAFLFMGRPGKIVCLLRQSAFGLIFSVAVSCILAKTFVVVLAFMATKPGSKLRNWVGGRIISYIILSCSLVQLSICAAWLIICPPYPDFDAYSMSEEVILECNEDSFMFCCVLGFMGFLALLSFSAAFLARKLPDSFNEAKFITFSMLVFCSVWFCFIPTYLSTKGKYTLAVEIFSMISSSAGLLVCIFFPKCFIIMMRPQLNNKHQLMKRKF